The genomic stretch AAATGTAATATACAAAATGTAAATGATAAGCACATCTGGGTAATGTCACTAAATATGCATGAGCCATCACACTGACGTGTTTTCGCAATAATATGCTACCACATGTCCTCACCACTCACCACTGTAGGTCATGGGGAAGGTCAAATGTTCCCACAGAGCTGATGTGAATAAAACAGGTCTTCTAGCTCCTGTGTGTCATTTGAATGACATAGTATGACCAGTCACACATCAATAATCACAGCTTAGCATAGCATTATGCTAAGATTAAGGTTAAGGTTTTGAACTTGAGGTGGAACTCGATTGATTGGTGGAATTTGATTGATTTATGGAATTTGATGGTGTTTTATAACACATTTTCTCCATATGGCTGCATTCACTAAACATAACATACTGTACATGTAGGTACATGTAACACATATGTATTGTACATGGAGTGTACATTTATTATATTTGTAGTGTTAATTACAATTATCTTTATTGGACATATAGTGTATATGTAGTATATGTGTAGcatatatgtagtgtgtatgtagcaCACATCAGTCACATGAGAACTTACAGTCTCTCTAGTTGTCTGCTTGCCCTGTGTCTTCTCAGGGGATCCCGTCTTCTTCTTCTTGAGGCTCAAGTCTTCATTGCTGCTGGGCTTTTGTATACCATCACTTCAAAACAGGAAACAGAAAACAACCAATCAGCTTAGTCTGCTGTTACATTCATGATCTAATGAGGACCACAAACATAAGCACATATGTAATTCTGCCATACACAACATGTACATACCATCATACATACTCATacaatcacagacacacacgtacatacaatCATACATGCACGTAagtaaaaatgaaaatgtacaCATAAAACACTAGCATATAAAATCAGTATGAGAATAACCTCAATAATCTGTCTTTACTGAACCATGGCAGCGTAGTCACAGCCCTCTAACAGGAAAATGAGGCCAACTGTTACGGTCACCTCCCACTCTGACAGAAAGCTGGGGTCTATTTTCCATTTCCCAGTAATCACTGTGTTACTGTGGTTATATACCACAACAAGGCCAACACAGCATATTTCAAACAGCACAAAAATCCCACATGTGGTTTCTGGCGGACTCTCTTATAAACAATCTATTAACAATTTATTTagcacaaaatattttttttaaatgcatGTATTTTCACAAGCCATAATAATTGAAGACTACATGTTTAGCAGAATATCTACAGAAAATAAGGTCAATCAGGAAAATTCAAACTAATCAAACTAATTTGAGCTATTTAGCTTATGTGGTTCCCCTAGGGTGTGGGGCCCCCTAGGGTGTGGGGCCCCTAGGGTGTGGGGCCCCTAGGGTGTGGGGCCCCCTAGGGTGTGGGGCCCCCTAGGGTGTGGGGCCCTGGGTGGCTGGTGGTCTGAGGGTGTGTAGAGAGCAGCACCCTAAGCAAACAGCTGGGTAACTCATGCAGCTTCTTTTCCAGTACAGTCTCATGGACATTTGGACAGATCCTGTGAAGTCAGCTTTCTGACAGTGATAACATCTCCCTAATGACACACATCACTGAGGGCCCCTCCATCACCTCATATGAAGATGAGGGACATGACCTGAGTTTCAAGCAGATCAGGGGGAGCTCCAAGTTGAAAGGGTTTTGAACGCTTAGTGTGGTGTCCAACatgtgtaatatatatttacatacatatatagTAAATATATACAGGCCTCTCCCAGAAGATAAGAAGATGAACAAGATGCATCATTgtggaaaaatatatatttctcagcttttatttacatttgaacAAAAGGTGGCATGTCCAAAATGACTCCTACCCTTCACAATAATTAATAGAAAAGCCTTTATTGACTATTACAGCAATCAAGCTCTTCCTATAGTTGCTGACCAGTCTCCACTGGTATTTTTGCCCCTTCACCTTTAGTGATGCGCTCCAACTCTTTCAGGTTGAGCTCCAACGCCCTTCAGCTCCCTCCACTAATTCTCCATTGGCTGCCAATCAGGACTCTGGCTGGGCCACTGCATACCGTTCATGTTTTGGTCCTAACTATTTCTCCACCACTTctgctgtgtgttttgggttATTGTCAAGCTGTAATGTCATTGGTGCCCAAGGCCATGTTTCTCTGCTACCTGATGATGAGGTTGAGAATCTTAATGTATTGTTTTTTTCTCATGGTGCTGTTTACCGGTTCTCTGGTCCACTGGATTAGGTTGCCTGGTCCACTGGCTGAAGAACACTCTCAGATctttaggttagggttagcatCAGGGTTAACCCAGCAGTGTGCAGTGACTTTCTGTCTTGAGACGTTGCCCCCAGCAGAGCCAGATTCACAAGGATGGCCTTGGTGGTAATCCCTGGGTTAATCCCTGGGTTCTCACCTCTGTCACTATCCTCCAGGCTAGAACAGGTGTCACCTTTGACTTACGACCATGTCCTCTGAGATTTTCCACAGtgcaaaatttatttatttttactttttataatACTTTGCACTGTAGCCACTGGAACCTGAAGACATTTCATTATGGCCATACAGCCCCGCCCAGACGTGAGCAGCCACAGTGCAGGGAAGGTGCGTGTCCTTGATGAACTCCTCATCTTCACCATGACTGTTCACAAACCAACCAGAGATGTGCTGTTCTTCCTCTGTTGAGTTGAGTGAAACAGCTGTCCCTATTGAATCAGCGAGGATGCTTTAGTACAGCTTGCACTATTTGGAATGGTATAGaactttggattttcccagACTGTGACACTACATTGGGTTTACAATGGGTTTGAATCATTTTAGACATGCCACTAACCGTAATCCTAACCCTAGGCATggaattaattattattatttttttttacacctgGGCATTTTTCCTACCTGGGCATGTAGTGTGGTAGGAAGGGGTTGGTGTCACCGCCTGAGTCAGGGTCAaaagggttggggttgggtgaGCGGAGGTCGCCGGAGCTGCCCGCCCGCCCGCCGCCGCCCATCCTACGTCCTTCCTTCTTCCCCGTCACGCGCTCCAGCAGGCTGATCTTCTCCCTCTTGTCCTTGCGCTCTGCCCGCTCCCATGTCAACCCCTGCTCGCCCTCGAAGGGGTTGCGGTTGCGTGGCAGCGTGGCGTATTTCTGTGGCATGTGCTCGCCCACATCGGGGAAGGGGTCTTCGGCACTGCTGCCACCCTGCTGGCCAACGACCTCACTGTGCGAGCGCCCATGGGAAGCTGGAGCACCTGGGCAAATGAAAGCTCACGATCAATCTGAAACTAACGACTTCACACAGCGAGTCCCCTATTCAACCTAAGTGACCGTGGGATGAAACAGTTCATCAGAGAATTCACCACTTCACCACAGCACTGATTTATGTCTATGGTAAACGATTAAAATTTTggttcacacacaaaataaTTTCTGGAAAGTAAAATCTTGGTGTAAAAATCAAGATCATTTGGCAAACAAAACATTCTTctgtttggtgtgtgtatgtataagtAGATTTATGTTAAATAAAGATAGTGTAGAGTTGCttaacactgttttagaaaagAAGACTTTAAAAAGTGAGACAGACTTGCCCTCATTCAATATCAAAGCCACTATGCAGTCCATGACAGTGAGTACCTCATCATGCAGACTCACCGCTCTCCTCTATGGAGCCAGAGGAGTCCACCTTGGGCCTGAAGTGGCCTCCAGTCAGGTCGGACATGGAGTGAGCAGCAGAGAGCTTCTGAGCCCCAGCCAGGAGAGAGCGAGTGGGTCCAGGCCGGGGCGGTCCGGGCCGGGAATGTTCAGCGGTACTGTGCTGTGGGTCGGTGTCACACTGCGCTGAACGTGGCAGGATGGCGGAGGAAGTGTCCGAGAAGCTGCCCTCGTGTTTACGGCCCTTCACCCTGTCCTTCAGCTTGGAGAAAGGTGAGCGAGGCTTCTCCTTCATGGACAGGTCGAACATGCTGGCCGTCAGGTTGTTCCGCACGAACTGCACGCTCACTTGGATCTTTCCTCGATCTTTCCTTTTCTTACCGGCACGGGAGTCAAGGGTATACCAGCTGCCACAGGCCAGCCGTGCAAGCAGGAAGCAAAAGGATTAGCATGACTAAACATACATACGGTAGACATGTTTGTGCTGTTTAaggacacaacaacacacaattCATAAGGGAACATCACTAGTTAAAAAGAAACATACAAATATTTTTATCTGGATTGTTTCCATACAGCTAGTGTTGAAAAGACACAGTGTATGGTTATGACATCATAACGGAACACTGTGCTGGGGCCATTAGTGTAACAGAACACAGTGCTGGGGCCTTTAGTGTAACAGAACACAGTGCTGGGGCCATGAGTGTAACAGAACAGAGTGCTGGGGCCATGAGTGTAACAGAACAGAGTGCTGGGGCCATGAGTGTAACAGAACAGTGTGCTGGGGCCATTAGTGTAACAGAACAGGTTGGTGGGAGTGAGCGCTTTActaaaaatgaaacaaagagCTTCATGCAACTCTGATGTAGCAAATTGGAAAGTCAGTCACCTCTGTGATGGAAGAACACTAGTCTAAGATCCAGCACATATTCATAATCAATTACAAAGCACAAAGGACAAAACccaaagtgttttttttctggccaACTGCAGCTCAAATTCATTCCCCCACAAGTCCACATTGTGCTCCTGACTGACGCCTCAGCTTCTTCCAAAGCGAGGGCAGGATTGCGAACTCTACTGTCCTGGTTAGTGTGCGGCTTTGAGACACAACCCCCCTGCTTACTTAAACTCCATCACCTTCTCTTCTGCTGGTAAGATTACTGAAGCCATAACTCTTGTGAACGGGAGGTGACATTTACACAAACCTGCCCTTTGTTCACTTGGTGCTTATAGTGGGATTTGAAGATTATCATGAATATTTCTGTGTAACAACACAGAGGGACCTGGACAGGCTCTTTCCAATTCAGATTGACAGTGAATCACAGAAAACAGAGGACCTGTGAGAA from Brachyhypopomus gauderio isolate BG-103 chromosome 15, BGAUD_0.2, whole genome shotgun sequence encodes the following:
- the rab11fip2 gene encoding rab11 family-interacting protein 2; the protein is MSLAEQSQKWFPTHVQVTVLQATSLQPKGKHGTNDAYTIIQLGKEKYSTSVAEKTLSPVWREEASFELPGLLMEGNPDIYVLCLVVMHRSLVGMDKFLGQKNINLNEIFDNKERRKINWYTLDSRAGKKRKDRGKIQVSVQFVRNNLTASMFDLSMKEKPRSPFSKLKDRVKGRKHEGSFSDTSSAILPRSAQCDTDPQHSTAEHSRPGPPRPGPTRSLLAGAQKLSAAHSMSDLTGGHFRPKVDSSGSIEESGAPASHGRSHSEVVGQQGGSSAEDPFPDVGEHMPQKYATLPRNRNPFEGEQGLTWERAERKDKREKISLLERVTGKKEGRRMGGGGRAGSSGDLRSPNPNPFDPDSGGDTNPFLPHYMPSDGIQKPSSNEDLSLKKKKTGSPEKTQGKQTTRETAQEQLQGYFSLSFEEVVQELMKQKEVVRKKDAHIRELEDYIDNLLVRVMEETPSILRTPYEPKRKAGKISKK